A single region of the Pseudalkalibacillus berkeleyi genome encodes:
- the katA gene encoding catalase KatA, producing MDSKKKLTTSWGAPVGDNQNSITAGSRGPTLIQDVHLLEKLAHFNRERVPERVVHAKGAGAHGYFEVTNDVSKYTKADFLSKVGKRTPMFARFSTVAGENGSADSVRDPRGFALKFYTEEGNYDLVGNNTPVFFIRDAIKFPDFIHTQKRHPKTHLKNPNAVWDFWSLSPESLHQVTILMSDRGIPATFRHMHGFGSHTFKWVNQDGDGVWIKYHIKTQQGIKNLTEEVGTKIAGENPDYHTEDLFNAIEKGDYPEWKVYVQIMPLEDADTYKWDPFDVTKVWSQKDYPLIEVGKMVLDRNPENYFAEVEQATFSPGALVPGIDVSPDKMLQGRLFAYADAHRYRVGANHNALPINRPKNEVNTYQRDGQMRFDDNGGGSSYYEPNSLGGPEETEEAKQAAYPVSGVAESVGYDHNDHYTQAGDLYRLMDEGERERTVQNIVGAMMPVESDDIKLRQIQHFYKADPEFGEKVAKGLGLSVPQEAR from the coding sequence ATGGATTCAAAAAAGAAGTTGACGACAAGCTGGGGTGCGCCAGTTGGGGACAACCAGAACTCGATTACAGCAGGTTCTCGCGGTCCGACACTTATTCAAGATGTACACCTCTTAGAGAAGCTCGCACATTTTAACCGTGAACGTGTTCCTGAGCGTGTTGTTCATGCGAAGGGTGCCGGTGCACACGGATACTTTGAAGTAACGAATGATGTTTCGAAATATACGAAAGCAGATTTCCTATCAAAAGTAGGTAAACGTACGCCAATGTTCGCCCGTTTTTCAACGGTCGCTGGTGAAAATGGATCTGCAGATTCTGTACGTGATCCTCGTGGGTTTGCTTTGAAATTTTACACAGAGGAAGGAAACTATGATCTCGTAGGAAATAATACGCCGGTATTCTTTATCCGAGATGCGATCAAGTTCCCAGATTTCATCCATACACAAAAGCGTCATCCGAAAACACACTTGAAGAACCCGAATGCAGTTTGGGATTTCTGGTCACTTTCTCCAGAATCACTTCATCAGGTGACTATCTTGATGTCTGACCGAGGTATTCCAGCTACATTCCGTCATATGCACGGTTTTGGAAGCCACACCTTCAAATGGGTGAACCAAGATGGGGACGGTGTTTGGATCAAGTATCATATCAAGACACAGCAAGGAATCAAAAACCTAACAGAAGAAGTCGGTACGAAAATTGCGGGTGAAAATCCGGATTATCATACAGAAGATCTTTTCAATGCGATTGAAAAAGGTGACTACCCTGAATGGAAGGTTTACGTACAGATTATGCCTTTAGAAGATGCGGATACATATAAGTGGGATCCGTTTGATGTTACGAAGGTCTGGTCTCAGAAGGATTATCCTTTGATTGAAGTTGGTAAAATGGTGCTTGATCGCAACCCTGAGAACTACTTTGCGGAAGTAGAGCAAGCGACGTTCTCACCAGGGGCACTCGTACCTGGTATTGATGTGTCACCAGATAAGATGCTTCAAGGTCGGTTGTTTGCTTATGCGGATGCACACCGTTACCGTGTTGGTGCAAACCATAATGCGTTACCAATCAACCGTCCGAAAAATGAAGTGAACACATATCAGCGCGATGGGCAAATGCGTTTCGACGACAATGGTGGTGGCTCTTCTTACTATGAGCCAAACAGCCTCGGGGGTCCAGAGGAAACGGAAGAAGCAAAGCAAGCTGCCTATCCGGTTTCGGGCGTCGCTGAAAGTGTAGGTTATGATCATAATGATCACTATACACAAGCAGGTGATTTGTACAGATTAATGGATGAGGGCGAGCGTGAACGTACAGTACAAAACATCGTCGGTGCGATGATGCCAGTTGAATCAGACGACATCAAGCTCCGTCAAATCCAACATTTCTATAAAGCAGACCCTGAGTTTGGTGAAAAGGTCGCTAAAGGGCTTGGACTGTCTGTACCACAAGAAGCTCGATAA
- a CDS encoding DUF2332 domain-containing protein encodes MNTAQLSERFKNFASMECSGSSALYEYLSIKISEDDEMLELSSYAQEGQPVPNLILGAVHYLLLKGSNHPLKDYYPSVTDKPKGLEGSFDQLKDFCELHRDEMITILQQRLVQTNEVRRCAYLYPIFCYIYEQVQKPLSMIEIGSSAGLQLLWDKYQYSYGTDEIYGDTQSDVHITSEIKGEHNPSFLKKSPPVVSKVGLDLHISDLGDTDDYLWLKSLIWPEHQERLDLFENAAKRFNEDPVKLIEGDGIALLPEVIDSLPKDTPICIFHTHVANQIPEDSKRALEEKIKAIGQERDVFHLHNNMWDRQLHLDYYLDGKEYTNTIGETDGHGRWFEWNLQKTLV; translated from the coding sequence ATGAATACTGCTCAACTATCAGAACGATTCAAGAACTTTGCGAGCATGGAGTGTAGCGGATCAAGCGCACTGTATGAATATCTTTCAATTAAAATTTCCGAAGATGATGAAATGCTTGAACTATCCTCTTACGCTCAAGAAGGTCAACCTGTTCCTAACCTCATCTTAGGTGCGGTTCATTACCTCTTGTTAAAAGGAAGTAATCATCCACTTAAAGACTATTATCCAAGTGTAACGGATAAACCGAAAGGACTTGAAGGATCTTTTGATCAATTGAAGGATTTTTGTGAATTACATAGGGATGAGATGATTACCATCCTACAGCAAAGATTGGTACAGACGAATGAAGTTCGCCGTTGTGCATACCTTTATCCGATTTTTTGCTATATCTATGAACAAGTCCAGAAACCACTTTCAATGATTGAGATAGGATCTAGTGCAGGCCTCCAACTTTTATGGGACAAATATCAATATTCCTATGGGACGGATGAAATTTATGGAGATACACAATCCGATGTCCATATCACCTCTGAAATTAAAGGTGAGCACAATCCTTCATTCCTTAAAAAAAGTCCGCCAGTTGTCTCAAAGGTCGGATTGGACTTACATATTAGCGACTTAGGTGATACAGACGATTATTTGTGGCTGAAATCACTCATATGGCCTGAGCACCAAGAGCGTTTGGACCTTTTTGAAAATGCTGCGAAACGCTTTAACGAAGATCCAGTCAAACTGATTGAGGGGGACGGTATCGCACTACTACCTGAGGTGATTGATTCGCTTCCAAAGGATACACCTATCTGTATCTTCCACACGCACGTTGCCAATCAAATTCCGGAAGATTCAAAGCGTGCCCTTGAAGAAAAAATCAAGGCAATTGGACAGGAACGAGACGTCTTCCATCTCCACAACAATATGTGGGATCGTCAACTTCATCTCGATTACTATTTGGATGGGAAAGAATATACGAATACAATTGGGGAAACAGACGGACACGGCAGATGGTTTGAGTGGAATTTACAGAAAACCCTAGTGTAA
- a CDS encoding DedA family protein: protein MFEFVVEFIKEYGVWGLLISVALEASSLPFPGGLVTLTFGYFLNPSISELFSYGLLASGVYTIFSFIPYGIGFKLEHKLKEKTNTRKIEKAQNWFKKYGSWSIALTRPIGLGNYISYLAGGSRVKAWKFGLLTFVGIFPWTVTMLWLGNSGNLKAVTSFLGDIQVYLLIGLAVVLIGYFFYRYKKTQQAN from the coding sequence ATGTTTGAATTTGTAGTTGAGTTTATAAAAGAATATGGGGTCTGGGGCTTACTTATTAGTGTTGCATTGGAAGCTTCTTCATTACCTTTTCCAGGGGGACTCGTCACGTTGACGTTCGGCTATTTCTTGAACCCTAGTATCAGTGAACTTTTCAGTTACGGACTCTTAGCGAGCGGTGTATATACAATATTTAGTTTCATACCTTATGGGATTGGCTTTAAGCTTGAGCATAAATTAAAAGAAAAGACGAATACACGAAAAATTGAAAAGGCTCAAAACTGGTTTAAGAAATACGGCAGCTGGAGCATTGCGCTCACCCGACCAATAGGATTAGGAAACTATATTTCATACTTAGCTGGTGGTAGTCGCGTGAAGGCATGGAAATTCGGTCTATTAACATTTGTTGGGATCTTTCCATGGACGGTTACGATGCTCTGGTTAGGGAACAGTGGTAACCTTAAGGCTGTCACGAGCTTCTTAGGAGATATTCAAGTTTACTTGTTAATTGGACTTGCGGTGGTTCTAATCGGTTACTTCTTTTATCGATATAAGAAAACGCAACAGGCAAATTAA
- the blaOXA gene encoding class D beta-lactamase, producing MKKMIWFIVTFFLISILSTTPQTNAKTSTNGDQKTKEIDLSHFFSHHDGTFILKKLNNNKMYVYNSERADTLFTPESTFKVPNALIGLEVGAVRDEYDVKRWDGIERQFEIWNEDHTLGSGMRYSVIWYYQAMARDIGNENMQTWISNLSYGNEDISGGIDQFWLNSSLELTPFQQADFMEQLYKEELPFTKKNMKTVKRMMIQKDEDNYVVYGKTGTRLSDFGLGWFVGFVENKQGAYVFVTNINASGTTASNITYEILKEMKIIQD from the coding sequence ATGAAAAAAATGATATGGTTTATCGTTACATTTTTCCTAATCAGTATTCTAAGTACAACACCTCAGACGAATGCCAAAACGAGCACCAACGGGGATCAAAAAACGAAAGAGATTGATCTAAGCCACTTTTTCAGCCATCACGATGGAACCTTCATATTAAAGAAGCTCAATAATAACAAAATGTATGTTTATAACAGTGAAAGAGCAGATACCCTTTTTACTCCTGAATCTACTTTTAAAGTTCCCAATGCACTAATTGGACTGGAGGTTGGCGCTGTTCGTGACGAATACGATGTAAAGAGATGGGATGGCATCGAAAGACAATTTGAAATTTGGAATGAAGATCACACGCTAGGATCAGGAATGCGGTATTCAGTCATCTGGTATTATCAAGCAATGGCAAGAGATATCGGAAACGAAAATATGCAAACTTGGATAAGTAATCTTTCCTATGGAAATGAGGATATCTCTGGTGGAATCGATCAATTCTGGTTAAATAGTTCACTTGAACTGACGCCGTTCCAACAAGCTGATTTCATGGAACAGCTATATAAGGAAGAACTACCTTTCACAAAGAAAAACATGAAAACTGTAAAACGGATGATGATCCAAAAGGATGAAGACAACTATGTGGTTTATGGGAAAACAGGCACTAGGTTATCTGATTTTGGTTTAGGTTGGTTTGTAGGTTTCGTGGAAAACAAACAAGGAGCTTATGTTTTCGTCACGAACATCAATGCTTCTGGAACAACAGCCTCAAACATCACATACGAAATTCTCAAAGAAATGAAAATCATTCAAGATTAG
- a CDS encoding class I SAM-dependent methyltransferase, which yields MLDSMLRDEAAFWDSFYENREKEIPFFVNVPDENLVEYFERGLIKPGKVLELGGGPGRNSIYFAEQGCEVDAVDLSETAINWAKERAIEKKVDIRFTKGSLYDFEFEEDSYDIIYDSGCFHHIPPHRRMTFLNLIEKALKPEGKFVITCFAAGDMGAEISDWEVYRQRSMKGGLGYTDDQLKQIFSNLELIEMRKMKEVKQPADTFGVPFLWTGLFKKRGVK from the coding sequence ATGCTCGACTCCATGCTTCGAGATGAAGCAGCGTTTTGGGATTCTTTTTATGAAAACCGCGAGAAGGAAATTCCTTTCTTCGTCAACGTGCCAGATGAAAATCTCGTAGAATATTTTGAGCGAGGATTGATAAAGCCAGGGAAGGTGCTCGAACTTGGTGGTGGACCTGGTCGCAATTCAATTTACTTTGCTGAACAAGGATGCGAAGTTGACGCGGTCGATTTATCGGAAACAGCGATTAATTGGGCAAAGGAACGGGCCATAGAAAAAAAGGTGGATATCCGTTTTACGAAAGGTAGCCTTTACGATTTTGAGTTTGAAGAAGATAGCTATGATATCATTTATGATTCTGGGTGCTTCCATCATATCCCACCCCATAGAAGGATGACATTTTTAAATTTGATCGAAAAAGCGCTGAAACCTGAAGGCAAATTTGTAATTACTTGTTTTGCAGCAGGTGATATGGGTGCTGAAATTTCAGATTGGGAGGTTTACAGACAACGCAGTATGAAGGGGGGTCTCGGGTATACAGATGACCAGCTTAAGCAAATTTTCAGTAATCTAGAATTAATAGAAATGCGTAAAATGAAAGAGGTTAAACAACCAGCAGATACGTTCGGCGTTCCGTTTTTGTGGACAGGTTTGTTTAAGAAGCGTGGAGTAAAATAA
- a CDS encoding LysE family translocator: MENFYLFVLMSIFLIILPGPDIAIATKNTLSNGRSGGFQTALGICSAILIHTSAAVLGLSAIIVKSALLFSVFKYVGAVYLIYLGIKTLLALRNKEENTEALDTGSQYKNRSSFKQGFLTNILNPKVAVFFLTFLPQFVHAGSDTLGPFLIMGITFTALTALWFLLYVSLMNHIRAFMKKPKTKAMIEGTTGLIMIGFGIKLALEKPN, encoded by the coding sequence ATGGAAAACTTTTATTTATTTGTATTAATGAGTATTTTTCTCATTATTTTACCCGGTCCCGATATAGCCATCGCTACAAAAAATACGCTATCGAACGGTAGGAGTGGAGGATTCCAAACAGCCTTGGGGATTTGTAGTGCCATTCTGATCCATACGTCAGCAGCTGTACTAGGACTGTCCGCCATTATTGTAAAATCAGCGCTATTGTTTTCAGTCTTTAAATATGTAGGCGCAGTCTACTTAATTTATCTAGGCATAAAGACATTATTGGCATTGAGGAATAAGGAAGAAAATACAGAAGCATTAGACACAGGTAGTCAGTATAAGAATCGTTCTAGTTTTAAACAAGGGTTTCTTACCAATATCTTAAACCCAAAAGTGGCAGTGTTTTTCTTAACCTTTTTACCTCAATTCGTTCATGCTGGGAGCGATACACTAGGCCCCTTTCTAATAATGGGGATTACATTTACCGCTTTGACAGCTCTTTGGTTTTTACTCTATGTCTCCCTTATGAATCACATAAGAGCATTTATGAAAAAGCCAAAAACAAAAGCTATGATTGAAGGAACGACAGGATTGATCATGATAGGTTTTGGAATAAAGTTAGCATTGGAAAAGCCCAATTAA
- a CDS encoding DUF1206 domain-containing protein — protein sequence MMDIITDKLKNSKRAKEAQNDVTPWIRWAARFGYFSKGSVYILIGILSMMAAAGIGGKTTDSSGAFASVASKPFGEVLLWIVAIGLIAYVGWRLIQTFWDPENKGFSPKGLVIRIGYLISGAIYGGLAFKAFQIASHAQSSGSSKQTYTAKLMSQPYGTWVVGIVGIIIIVFGLKQMFNGYKEKFAKKFKMSEMSSHEFAVGKKIGKLGLIARGITFAIIGYFLTQTAITSDSDKVIGLDGALAKIAQQPFGQFMLGAVAIGLFLYGVFQLLKGKNRHMGGL from the coding sequence ATGATGGATATAATAACAGATAAATTAAAGAACAGTAAAAGGGCAAAGGAAGCACAGAATGATGTAACACCTTGGATCAGATGGGCAGCAAGATTCGGTTATTTTTCAAAAGGGTCTGTTTATATATTAATCGGCATTCTTTCCATGATGGCTGCAGCTGGAATCGGAGGGAAGACAACAGATTCTAGTGGCGCTTTCGCATCCGTTGCGAGTAAGCCTTTTGGTGAAGTACTCCTATGGATTGTTGCGATTGGATTGATTGCATATGTGGGCTGGAGGTTGATCCAAACTTTCTGGGATCCTGAGAATAAAGGATTCAGTCCAAAGGGACTCGTCATCCGCATCGGTTATTTAATTAGTGGTGCGATTTATGGAGGGCTTGCTTTCAAAGCTTTCCAGATTGCTTCGCATGCACAAAGCTCAGGGTCTTCAAAGCAAACGTATACCGCAAAATTAATGAGCCAACCGTACGGTACTTGGGTTGTAGGTATCGTTGGAATCATCATCATCGTTTTTGGATTAAAGCAAATGTTCAATGGATATAAGGAAAAATTCGCTAAGAAATTCAAAATGAGTGAAATGAGCTCACATGAGTTTGCAGTTGGTAAAAAAATCGGAAAACTTGGGTTAATTGCACGAGGAATTACGTTTGCAATCATCGGATATTTTTTGACCCAAACAGCGATTACATCAGATTCTGATAAAGTGATTGGGTTAGATGGTGCACTTGCGAAAATTGCTCAACAGCCTTTCGGTCAATTCATGCTCGGTGCCGTTGCTATCGGACTTTTCTTATATGGAGTTTTTCAGCTTTTAAAAGGGAAGAACCGTCACATGGGTGGTTTATAA
- a CDS encoding PH domain-containing protein — protein sequence MKFKTKYDKTFRVIISITFIIILVSFLLPLFFESGRKPYNTLIVLSLFILTVGLLLWTLISIQYVFRENHLFVKAGPIRSRIAYEDITKVSPTRQILSGYRLLTSMDAIEIHYHSGLLGSVKVSPREQDRFISELKKRSPHMKVEGFRN from the coding sequence ATGAAATTTAAAACAAAATATGATAAAACATTTAGGGTAATCATTTCCATTACTTTTATCATCATATTAGTGTCTTTCTTACTCCCACTATTTTTTGAAAGTGGTAGAAAACCTTATAACACACTGATTGTACTATCTCTATTCATCCTAACTGTCGGCTTGCTATTATGGACGCTTATATCCATTCAATATGTGTTCAGAGAAAATCACCTTTTTGTAAAAGCTGGTCCAATTAGAAGCCGCATCGCTTATGAAGACATCACAAAAGTATCACCGACAAGACAAATCCTCTCGGGATATCGTTTGCTAACATCAATGGATGCAATCGAAATCCATTATCATTCTGGATTGCTAGGTAGTGTGAAAGTATCACCAAGAGAACAAGACCGTTTTATATCGGAACTAAAGAAGCGAAGCCCACATATGAAAGTTGAGGGGTTTCGTAATTAA
- the glsA gene encoding glutaminase A — MEKLTNEFLEELVTECRPYSRDGEVVKDIPGQSPADQNKLGVCMIDLNNNVYSAGDTDMRFTIQSASKIVSLMMALDDFGKDEVFQNVGMEPMGDFYNSISHLESHDVKKPFNPMVNAGAIAVSAMIKGKNLDDKFQRILKRLRQITHNNSLKINEDVYESEKLKGDRNRSLAYFMKSTGAIAHDIEESLDLYFRINSIEVTTADLAKIGAFFANGGRSLKTGEQLIPMDHINTIEAIMMTSGMYNEAGKYAVEVGFPIKSGVSGCIVGSVPGRLGIGIIGPAINKKGNSTAGGELLQRISRHLDLNIFSVIRKE; from the coding sequence GTGGAAAAACTGACAAACGAATTTCTTGAGGAGCTTGTAACAGAATGCAGACCTTACTCTAGAGATGGTGAAGTTGTGAAGGATATACCAGGGCAAAGTCCCGCCGATCAAAATAAGCTAGGCGTTTGTATGATCGACTTGAATAACAACGTGTATTCAGCAGGAGATACGGACATGCGGTTTACCATTCAGAGTGCATCCAAGATTGTCAGTTTAATGATGGCACTTGATGATTTTGGGAAGGATGAAGTGTTTCAAAATGTTGGCATGGAACCGATGGGTGACTTTTATAACTCGATTAGCCATCTCGAATCGCATGACGTGAAGAAGCCTTTTAATCCAATGGTTAACGCAGGAGCGATTGCAGTATCGGCCATGATTAAAGGGAAAAATCTAGATGATAAATTCCAGCGAATTTTAAAACGTTTGAGACAGATCACGCATAACAATTCATTGAAGATAAATGAGGACGTCTATGAATCAGAAAAGTTGAAAGGCGACAGAAATCGATCACTTGCATATTTTATGAAAAGTACAGGTGCCATTGCACATGATATTGAAGAATCGCTTGACCTCTATTTTCGTATTAATTCTATTGAAGTAACGACGGCAGACCTTGCTAAGATTGGTGCTTTCTTTGCGAATGGAGGACGTTCTTTGAAAACTGGAGAACAGCTCATTCCAATGGACCACATTAACACGATCGAAGCGATCATGATGACTTCAGGTATGTATAACGAAGCTGGAAAGTATGCGGTAGAGGTCGGTTTTCCCATTAAAAGTGGCGTAAGTGGATGTATTGTAGGATCGGTTCCAGGTCGACTTGGCATTGGAATCATTGGTCCCGCAATTAACAAGAAAGGAAACAGCACTGCTGGTGGAGAACTACTTCAACGGATTTCTCGGCATCTTGATTTAAATATTTTTTCTGTAATCCGAAAAGAGTGA
- a CDS encoding VOC family protein, with translation MKVLRIVPNIETQDITKADSFYEDVLGLTQLMNHGWIATYGTEGQSQIQVSFAIQGGSDTPTPDLSIEVDDLDEAFKQMKNAGFQIEYGPVVEPWGVKRFYVRDPYGKLINILCHV, from the coding sequence ATGAAAGTTTTAAGGATTGTCCCCAACATTGAAACACAGGATATTACAAAAGCAGATTCCTTTTATGAGGACGTACTGGGACTTACCCAACTGATGAACCATGGGTGGATTGCAACATATGGTACAGAAGGTCAATCACAAATACAAGTCAGTTTCGCCATTCAAGGTGGGTCTGACACACCGACTCCTGATCTATCCATTGAGGTTGATGATTTAGATGAGGCATTTAAACAAATGAAAAATGCCGGTTTTCAAATAGAGTATGGACCAGTCGTAGAACCCTGGGGGGTCAAACGTTTCTATGTAAGGGACCCATATGGAAAACTCATCAACATACTTTGTCATGTCTAA
- a CDS encoding peroxiredoxin — protein sequence MVDLKEETEQTTLPRLGSTAPDFSAKSSQGPIKLSGYRGKWVVMFSHPADFTPVCTTEFVAFQDIYSELKEMNTELIGLSVDSVSSHIAWIRNIEEKFDTKIEFPVIADLDRNVSTKYGMIMPDESQTETTRAVFVIDTQQKVRSIIYYPLTTGRNMQEILRLVKALQTTEDQGVPTPANWKPGEDVLVPPPKTQEEADEREHNDDYECIDWYLCKKKA from the coding sequence ATGGTAGATTTGAAAGAAGAAACCGAACAAACTACTTTACCTAGGTTAGGATCGACTGCACCAGATTTTTCTGCAAAAAGCAGTCAGGGACCGATAAAGCTTTCTGGATATCGAGGGAAGTGGGTTGTCATGTTTTCCCATCCAGCCGACTTTACACCTGTATGCACAACGGAGTTTGTCGCATTCCAAGATATTTATAGTGAACTTAAAGAAATGAATACAGAGCTAATCGGTTTAAGCGTTGATAGTGTGTCTTCACATATCGCTTGGATCCGTAATATTGAAGAGAAATTTGATACGAAGATAGAATTCCCTGTGATTGCGGACCTTGACCGGAATGTCTCGACGAAATATGGGATGATCATGCCTGATGAAAGTCAGACAGAAACAACAAGAGCTGTATTTGTCATTGACACACAACAGAAGGTTCGATCAATCATCTACTATCCACTGACAACAGGGCGAAATATGCAAGAGATTTTACGACTTGTCAAAGCACTTCAAACAACTGAAGATCAAGGCGTTCCTACCCCTGCAAACTGGAAACCGGGTGAAGATGTATTAGTTCCACCACCTAAAACACAGGAAGAAGCAGACGAACGAGAGCATAATGATGATTACGAATGTATAGATTGGTATCTTTGTAAGAAAAAAGCGTAA
- a CDS encoding GNAT family N-acetyltransferase codes for MKIRPIKERDAKSFLNLAKQLDSETEFMLFDKEERKTSVEEQRMKIKGIIHDPFSTIFVVEKDDRLIGYLGAMGNTAKRKRHSVYIAIGILQDWVGQGIGMQLFQELERWANEQHMHRLELTVMTSNEAGLALYKKAGFEVEGVKRDSMRVRDRYVDEYYMAKLIDQR; via the coding sequence ATGAAGATCCGTCCTATTAAAGAGCGAGATGCAAAATCTTTTCTCAATTTAGCCAAGCAACTAGATAGCGAAACAGAATTCATGCTTTTCGATAAAGAGGAACGAAAAACGAGTGTGGAAGAACAAAGAATGAAGATAAAAGGCATTATTCATGACCCTTTTTCCACCATCTTTGTCGTTGAAAAGGATGATCGTCTCATCGGCTACCTAGGTGCAATGGGGAATACTGCAAAACGGAAGAGACATTCTGTTTATATTGCTATTGGAATTTTGCAGGATTGGGTCGGTCAAGGGATTGGGATGCAGCTCTTCCAAGAACTTGAGCGATGGGCGAATGAACAACATATGCACCGGCTTGAATTAACCGTGATGACCAGTAATGAAGCAGGTCTTGCTTTGTATAAAAAAGCTGGATTTGAAGTCGAAGGGGTTAAACGAGATTCTATGAGGGTTCGGGATCGATATGTGGATGAGTATTATATGGCAAAATTGATTGACCAGAGGTGA